The Juglans microcarpa x Juglans regia isolate MS1-56 chromosome 2S, Jm3101_v1.0, whole genome shotgun sequence genome has a window encoding:
- the LOC121251411 gene encoding auxin-responsive protein SAUR76-like, with protein MAKGGKLQTKLKSVFKKWNSFSKQSRPIASVGDDASSCIISADRLHPVYVGNSRRRYLVSSDVVDHPLFRELVDRSSSTTRGDSEDSTINVACEVVLFEHLLWMLVNADPQPESLDELVEFYAC; from the coding sequence ATGGCCAAAGGAGGCAAGCTGCAGACCAAGCTCAAGTCAGTTTTCAAGAAATGGAACTCCTTCAGCAAGCAAAGCCGTCCCATTGCCTCTGTTGGGGACGATGCTTCCTCCTGCATCATCTCTGCAGATCGTCTCCACCCCGTCTACGTCGGCAACTCCCGGAGGCGCTACCTCGTTAGCTCCGACGTGGTCGACCACCCGCTCTTCAGAGAGCTTGTGGATAGGTCTTCCAGTACTACTAGGGGCGACTCTGAAGACAGCACTATCAACGTTGCCTGCGAGGTTGTTTTGTTTGAGCACTTGCTCTGGATGCTCGTGAATGCTGATCCACAGCCTGAGTCTCTGGATGAACTCGTCGAGTTTTATGCTTGCTGA